AACAGACGAGGAGTCGTTCGGGACTCGTCCATCGGGGCGCGCGGGCACCGGCGCCCAGTGCAGCCCGGTGCACTACAAGTCCCGAACGACCCCGCAGAGATGCAGGAGCCGGGGGTGTGATGGGGGGGGGGAGATCCAAAGCGGGGAGCGGGCGGGGATGATGTCAGCCTGCGGGGAGCCCCGGCGTGGCCAATGGCGCTGCGGGGCCGGGCcagcggcagcggcgggggcggtggcggcggcgaTAGCGGCGAGAGCACGGAGCCCATTCATGATCCAGCGAACGGGGCCGGTGGCAAGTAAAGCGGAACCGGTGCCCTGTAAAGCGGCGCCGGTACCGCCGTCATGGAGACATCGGGGCATCTCCACGATTCGGGCGTGGGGGACTTGGAGGAGGATGGTCGGTGTCCCTGCCCGTTACCGGGGGATGAACGGTCACCGCCGCCGCCCTCCGCGCTGCCGCcgctccagcacagcctgttgCACTCCTCGCCCGGGTCGTTACGggcccctcctcctcctcccgccgcccccgccgccctcCACCCTTCCTCCCGCCACGGCAGCCAGCTCAACCTCGGCGACCACCCAGCGGGCTCTGGGGTGGCGAGCAGCAAACACCGGCAGCCCAGCCCTCTGGTTCACCGGCGGGACAGCAACCCCTTCACCGAGATTGCCATGAGCTCCTGCAAGTACAGCGGGGGGGTGATGAAGCCCCTCAGCCGACTCAGCGCATCCCGACGGAACCTCATCGAGGCCGAGCCGGAGGCACAACCCCTGCAGCTCTTTGGTGCCGGTGAACCCCCCGAAATTGTTGTCTCACGCGAGGACAACCACGCGCCCACCACCCACCGTCCCACCCGCCcggccgcccgcccggcccccaCCACCTTTGCCAAGGGGCCCAAGCGCAAGGCACAGAACATTGGCTACCGCCTTGGGCACCGCCGGGCACTGTTCGAGAAGAGGAAGCGCCTCAGTGACTACGCGCTCATCTTCGGCATGTTTGGCATTGTCGTCATGGTCATTGAGACTGAGCTCTCCTGGGGGCTCTACTCCAAGGTaccagcggggctggggggtgtGTGCGGGGCTGGTGGCACCGGATGGTGCCTGGTGGGGCGAGCGTGGAGCCATTCGCCCCATCTATGCCACGGGATAAATATGGAGCTCATCTGGAGTGGAGCAGGGTCAGACAGGCTGGCTGGTGGCTGGCAGGATGTTCCCAGAGCTTTAGTGGATGCCGCAGCCACAGGTGTTGGACAGGGTGAGCACCCTGGAGGTGCAGGGGCTttgtgctggtggctgctctgtCCAGTCCTGCCCCAGGCACTTGCAGCAGCACGTACCGACCCACTGAGCTTTGTGGTGCCTGTTGCTGGCATGGCAGTGCACTCCTCAGAAGCACTGTGCCCCTGGCCGTGCAGGGAAgcaccccctccctcctccgcctcctcctccacaccccttcctttcctgccttttttttttctttttttttttttttttttttttttttttttttttttttgcaggacaGTGTCTTTTATTTATAATTCTCCCCCCCAcgtcccttccagctcctgctcccggGCTGCGCTGGTTGGCAGCGATATGAATAACTCTTTGTATAGACATCTGTCATGTTATTTATACTTATCCAGAGAGGGGAAGGCATCGGCACCCCCACCAGCACCCATGGGCGTCAGCGGGCCGGCGCTGCCGAGGGGGCTGGGGTGCAGCCAGCGGGGGTCCCGGTGCCGCCCGAGGAGGGGAAGGAGcggtgggaaggggctgctcccCCCTTCCTGCCATGATCCCATGGGCAGGGGGGAGGGCAGCGGGAGCAcggaaggaggaggaggggagccATGTCCCTGGGGGTCCTGTGATTTGGgggtccctgctgcctccccagcgAGGTGCCTGGGGGGAGTCCCGAGCCCCATCTTTGCACGGCTGCCAGGCTCAGTGGGCATGGGGGGCTGCGGGCAGCagtttccctgctctgaggcagGGGCATGCCTTGGTGCCAAGCTGGCATCCTCAGCATCCTCACCAAGAAAGAAAGACGCTTCAATGCCAGAGCCTTTTTCTGGTGGTTCCCACTCCCctttggcaggagcagagccaaaCACCATCCCCCACCTGCATCTGCTACCTGTTGAGCTGCAGCCACCCTCGCAGGCTCCATGTGCCTGCATGCCTGGCGCCAGGGGGACTGTCCATCCTCACCGAGCTGCCAGCAGAATGCTGCCATGCTCGTTGGCCCCACCACgctgagctgctgtgtcagCTGGGGAAGACCCCGTGAGTCAGCGCTGCTGCcatgcagcagctgtgacacgctgccccagccctgctgtcacacAAACAATTGTGCTGACAGCCACAGGGTGCAGGACAGTCCCTGGCTCCGGCCTCTGCAGGCCCTTGGCCAgatttgcagcagctgtgtgtaAATCCCCTCCAGAAGCCCCCGGTGGGAAACCAGAACTCACCGGCAGGGCCGTGACCACGGGTGTGGGGGTgtctgtgagcagggctggctgccatGGTGCAGATGGGGAGCAGTCAGcgcagctccagctctgccccacagccccagccatgccACCACGTGctcccagccacaggctgccggggctgagctgggcagcaaGGACACACTGGCCGGGGTTTGCCttgcctgctccctgcctgtccATTGACTGTGGGCAGGACAGGGCCTCTcaatcctgctgcttcccaccaCCTGTGCAGCACCACCAGAGTGAAGCATCCTGCCATCACCTGGTGGATCAGGACGTGTGCCAGGGTGCCGAGGTCCTTCCCCACTTTGGCCCAGATCCCATGTTGTTTGGGATACAGGAATGGCTCTTCCTGACAGGTCTCCTCAGGCAGGAGGCATTGGTACACCCTGTGACACTTGCCAGGTGGGGCAGTGGGTGCCCCATGCAGGGTTTGTGCCCCTGAGAAGGGTCTGACCAGAGCCACCTTGGCACAGTGCTGCCCCGGAGCTTGCCTGTTAATAGTAGTGTTTAGTCACAGCACTTTTCTTAGCACCAGCCATTATATCCACACAATtgcacagccagagccaagTCGTTAACAATGCAATGCCGCCTCCACAGCAAATAGTCCCTTCTCTGCGTGCAAACAGCCTGTGGGGATGAGGAGCACGGGGAAGAGGGAGCCAAGCCaggccagagccagcccagcaccttGGGGAGCCACGGGTTGGGTGCCATGAACGAGCTGGGCCTTGGCAGGCTGGGTGTGCCAGGCCTCAGCATGCTGAGGATGGCACAGAGGTGTGGGATGGGAGCTAAAGGGGGGTTGGTTTGGGGATAACATCTTGGTGAGGGGCTGCCAATGCCAAGCATCAGTGGGGCTGGACTGTGGCTGGCACACACATTGCTTAACCAGCGTCCAAAGGGAACAGTGaatcctgcttttcacagcaggGACCCGCCAGTTCAGCCATCAGGGAATCAGGGGTGGTTTAATTTACATAAGACTAATTAGCTGGAGGGTCTGGTTAGATCTTCTCTGTGGATACCATAACACTTGgctcaggctggatggggccgGGGCACTGGCGTTGCATATCTCATAGGGGAGGTTGGGAACTGCACTCAGcagaagagaattaaaaaagagtttttaattgtttttgcTGGTGGTGCCAGTGATGCTGGAGGTGCCAGTGGTACTGATGGCTCTGATGGTGCCCTTAGTACTGTGTCAAGCTGCTTAGGGGGaagctgaagcagcagaagtGCTGTTGAGGATGGGATagcaggtgtgtgtgtggggggggcAGTATTTCCTTTGGGGTGTGGAGTCCAGTGCCAGCAGACTCCCACAGCTGTGTGCCCCTTAATGCCTTCCCTGTTTTCACCCTGCAGGACTCCATGTTCTCCCTGGCCCTGAAATGCCTTATAAGCCTCTCCACCGTCATCCTGCTGGGCCTCATCATCGCCTACCACACCCGGGAGGTGCAGGTAGGTCCTGGCATCACCAGTGCCTAGTGATGGCTGGTGGGGTGGGCTGTGGGGTTTGCTAACCACCTGAGTGGGACATAGCACCTGAGCTCACATCCTGATCCATCCTGGAGCATCCTTCCTCTTTGTCAGGGTCTTGAGGGGCAGCAAGGGTTCTCAGGGGGCAGCTTGTGGTCTGTCTGAGCCCCAGGTGCTGGGCAGATATGCTGGTGGCTTGGGGAGACTACAGCCAGGAAGGGCTCAAGTCAGTCAAAGTGCCAAGGAAAGCCACGAAATCCTTTCCTAATCAGGGCTGCACACTCTCTTCCTCCCTGGGAAGTTAAAGGACTCCCAGTTTGTTCCAGGAAGGCTGTGCTTCCCTGCGCTTCGGCACAATGCCAGCCTGCTTAGGGCCTGGGAGGAATGAATcaccaggcaggagaaggagcatcCTGGGAAGGGATGTCAAAGCCCCTGGCCCTGAGTGCACCATAATCCCACCTTgtccctcctggggctgggggacagagGGGCTTTGCCATGtaggggctggcagcagcatgccactccctgcctgcctcagttcccattccagctcagcctgccccCATGGGGACCAAGTCTGGGGGTGAGTTACTCAATGCAAATATTTGAGAGCTCTGCTTCTTGCTGCAATAATATTTACCCCAGGATGACGGTGGTTGGGGTCAGCCGGGTGAGCTGTGCCCTCAGTGCTCGCTGCTTCCTCTGCTTGTTGTTCCTGGCAGTGTGTTGTGCAAACACAGCATCCACCCAGGCAGCACACAGGTCATCCCACCTCTCCTGCCTTGACCAGAGCCAAAGTGCCACTGCTGTCCCTCTGCACGTGGGGACTGAACCTCACCAtgatcccagctgctctgccaggccagTTACACTGGGAGACAGGGAATGAGATGAGTTTGACTTGATCTGCTCCAGAAAAAGTTGTGCTGGCTGCTCATTGCCCAGAGTGTTATGAAGTGTTATAAAGAAATTGGTGATAATCCAAGAAAAATTGAatggggctgccagagctgtaAATCCTCAACTTGTTGTACCTCTTGGCCAAGGTGGGGAACTGTGGTCACCTGGCCATGGCACTTGTCAGACCTCCCAGCCTCTGGGAAACAATGACTTCGGCCTCTTCCCTCAGGattccctcttcctctcttgcccagagaagctgtggctgcctcatcaCTGCAAgcgttcaaggccaggctgaatggaGTTTGGAGAaacctggaatagtggaaggtgtccctgcccataaAATTgtgtggaatgagatgagctttaaggtcctgttcaacccaaaccagtctgtgattctatcGTGCTACTAATTGTGTTAATTAGTCCTTTGAAGGTCTTCCTGTGCCTCATTTTCTCTGGGGCTGAGGCATCACTCAGCACCCCACTGATGTCTCTGGTGCCTGGGGCAGAACATGCcatcctctgccagcaccaCGTGGTATCACAACAAGTGaaggagagcagtgctggcaatgctgccagctcctgccaaggTGCTGTGGAGGGGCAGAGACCCCTCGTCCCTGTGCTTGGAGTGCCTGGAGCTGTTCAGGCTATTGGTGAAACTTAAGTCCTCATGAGGTGTCTTGGTAGCTTTTATTGACCTTTGTTTTTCTGGAGATGTGGTGGCTCTTCTTCCTTCATCTGCTGGAGCCAGTGATGCTGGATGTGTTGGGGAATGCCCCCTTGGGTACCACTGAACCACACTAGGTTTCCATGGAAACCCACTTTGATGCTTTACAGGTACAGAACAGAGAGGGGCTGGCTCAGGGGAATCCTGCCCAAATcttgctccttcccttccctggcctATGGCAACTCCCCATCATACAGTCAAAAGGCTCCTGCCTTTTCCGCTTGctaatttgtttattttaacaCCCTTTTCCAGGAAGGAATAGGCTGTCAGCTTGCTAAATGCCTGAGGATCTCCCTTGACAGCTTGGAGCATTTTTGTAAACAATTTCTCAAACAAAGCAGCTAAAAGGAGCAGAGTTTTCCCTACAGAAAGGGAGGTGGCTGGGACAGCCACTCCGTGAGTCAGTCCCAGTggctcctgccatccccagggagAGCCCCAAATGCcatgctgtgctggcacaggtgTACTGGGGcctctggcagggcaggagggctgttCCTGGGCTCAAGGCCAGCTGGGGCCATGCTCCCCACCCGCCTCTCACcctctgcccaggctctgcccagccctggctctgtgagTGAGCCAGCATCGCTCCATGCTTGCAGGATTGAGGACACGGACAGTGGCACCAGCTGCCATATCCCCCTTGGATCCCTTCCTGGTGGTTTCTTTGGCAAGTGCTGCTTGCAGAGAGGCCCTGAGCACGTCCCCcctgctgggtgtccctgtcacaccagGGAGAAGCCAATGGCAGCCTCAGGACTGCCCCTGCCGAGTCCCCTGGGTGGGTGACTCCCAGGGCTCTGGTGGCATCCCAGAGAGGCCAACTGAGCTGCCAtatccccagctcctgcagagacCCCAACTCCATCACTGATGATGGGAGAGAAGCTGCTGTACCCAGGATGAACCGTCAGTTGCCATGACAACTGAATCCcatctctgccagcagctggatgCTCTGACTGTGGTGTTCACTGCCTGCCCAGATATTGCCCTGGCACTCAGGGTGTGACAACTGTCAGCGAAATCAGCGCaacaccaggagcagagggactgGGGTGACTCTTGCTGGTGCTCTGTGGCACCATGGCTTGCCCATTTCTGTGGCCTTGGATGAGGGGGACGTTCTGGGAGGTGGGCTTCTGACGGCCAGATTTTGAGTGAGCTGTCCTCATGCTGTGCCTGGGTGTGTGCTCAAGGCCAGGAACCTTAAAGTTTTGGTGTCCCCTGCAGCGTGACCATCCCTGACACACtagcagggcagcagagaggtTGGTGGTGACTCATTcccatgtttttcttctccGTCCATCCCCAGCACTTCTGGCTGAGCCACACCCAGCTCCTCTTAGCTCTAACCCCCAGTGCCTGTGGAGGGAGGGTTGGGGATGCCAGTGGGCAGGTTGTGGGGCCACTGGTGACCACGTGGTTTTGCATCCTGGCAGCTCTTTGTGATCGACAATGGAGCTGACGACTGGCGGATAGCGATGACGTACGAGCGCATCCTCTACATCAGCCTGGAGATGCTGGTTTGTGCCAtacaccccatccctggggagtACAAATTTTTCTGGACAGCTCGCCTGGCTTTCTCCTACACGCCATCTCGGGCAGAGGCTGACGTGGACATCATCCTGTCTATCCCCATGTTCCTGCGCCTCTACCTGATTGCTCGGGTgatgctgctgcacagcaagCTCTTCACCGATGCCTCCTCGCGCAGCATCGGGGCACTCAACAAGATCAACTTCAACACCCGCTTCGTCATGAAGACACTCATGACCATCTGCCCTGGGACAGTGCTGCTGGTCTTCAGCATTTCCCTCTGGATCATCGCTGCGTGGACAGTCCGTGTGTGCGAGAGGTGAGGGGGGTTGGGGTGTGTGGTGCTCTGGGATTCACGGTGTTTGGAACGAGCTGGGGTGAGGGGTTTGTGGCAGCTCAGGATGCTCAGTGCTTGGGATGCCTGGTGGTTTGGGATGCTCAGCTGTTAAGGTTGCACAGAGGTTCAGGATGCATGGAGGTTTGGGATGCAGGGTGGTTTGGGATGCTCAGTAGTTCAAGACACAAGCATGATGAGCAGCAGTTTGTGTGGAGGTTTGGAAAGCTCCACGGTTCAGGATGTGCAGCGGTTCAGGATGTGCAGCAGTTCAGGAATGCATGATGATGTGCAGTGGCTCTGGAAGCTTAGCAGTTTGTGGTTTGGGATTCATGGCAGTTTGGAATTCTCAGTGGAGATGTGATGTCCTAACACCCTGGAGGAGGGGTGTTGGGGCCTCAGTGgttccctgcagagccctgctgttACAGATGATAAATTGCACatgcaggaagcagagcagggtcAGCCCTGTCCTCACAGCCAGTGCCTAAGCCAGGCAGGGTCCTTGTGCAAGAGGACAATGGGTGGTGCCAgaagccccaggagcacaggtCGGGGACAAGGAGagtggtgggagctgggggctgtgtATGGGGAGGGCCCAGAGGTGCTGATGGGAAGTGACAGGGCCTGGCTCAGGCTCTAGCATCGCTGCAACTGACTGCCATGACAACACTGTGGTGACATACCCACAGCTTGATGGCATCATGCCAGCATCAGCGTGCTCAGCACCAGGGTTGCTGTGGCGACCAGCCTGGTGGGTATCACTGCACCTCCATCTCTTGGGGACCTGCCACCACTCTTTGTCTACTGAGGGAACCAGGGGGCTGTGGTGGTGGCATCCCAGTGCCGTGCCAGAAGGTTTTCTCCACAGCCACAGTacaggctgccagcagcacctggagaagggagggcAGGTTCTCCACAAGCTGCCCTGTTGTGGCAGCTTTGTGTCATCCTTGGAACTAAGATGTGAGGGATCACAGCAACTGGCACCCCAGGGTTACCTGGGACACCCAGATTGGTTTTAGATTGCTTTCAAAGTGAGAGGAAGGCCACCCTCCCTTCTTCTCAGGGTGGGACCCGTTGCTCTGATCACGCTGCAAAAGGGCATTAGGGCAGCTGTAAGTGCTGTGGCAGTGGCGTGGGATGGCACACTGAGATTTTATGAGCTTTTACTGGCTGTATTTGCCTTCCTGCCTCCCTTAATGATGCTCTCCTTATGAGCTGGATGCTCAGGCACTGCCTAATTGTGTTTGAGAAATTGTGGTTTATGcctcctgagcagggagcagcaggcgGACAGGCACCCAGGACACACGCAGGAGGGTAATCCAACGCCTGGCAAGGCTCAGGCTGGAAGATGCACTGAAGAACTATTAGGaacaaaaatccccagaaaTTATGCAGATGAGGCACTGCAGATCattggcactgcagctgccatcACCTCCCTCAATGTacagagaggcagaagagaAGCCAGGTGGGCTGGAGATGCGTCAGTCCTGGGGGATGCAGGACTGGGGGAATGCAGAACCCCTGGGACACGCTCCGTGTGTGAGGGATGCCACATCCCTGGTGGATGCACCAGCCCTGGGAGTCACACACAGCTCCTACAAGGTGTCCCCCTATCCACACTGTCCACTGGCACTGGAAAACAGtttgctgctctttgcaggACCATTCCCAAGCAGCACCCACTGGCCCAGGCAGTTCAGAGGTGGTGGTGCCTCTCCAAGGCGGCTTCTGGGGCTAGGCTGCCACATCTTATTGGAATAATTACCAATCTAGCCAGACAGGATAtgcctgagcttgtctggccctTGGTGCTGAACCAAAAAGCGGCAattgtggtgtttcaccccagagacacttttggccagCTGGATGTTGCAGCTGGGCCCGCGGAGACAAGTCCAGgcatgcaggagctctgggggtgctgggatggagcttccCCCGTGGAGGGGCCGctcctcaggtttccctctgtggagaagctttaGGGCaatggtgaaggaaaggagtccgttctgatggagggtttggatccagagctttgttctggcccACAGGCCTCTGAATCCAGCAACAGCTCCAATAGAATTCCCTGACTGCGTGGTTGCTGTTCCTTTTAACCccggggagagggggagggaagggctaGGGAGCCACCAACCAGGCacaggaggggaggtctcaagggacaaaggacacctggatggcccaatgCCCCCCCAGGGGTAGAGAGCATCCTTTGAATCTGCCAATCACTCGAGGGCcttctggaattccagaatTGACAGACAGTGCTCGGCAGGGGGCAAGGGAGGGGTaaggagaggtgactgacacacctgTGAGGGAATTATCAGGGAGGGATCGGAGGTTCTGGGCTAAACCCTGAAATCACAAGGCAGCAACGTTCTCTCGGCACCGAGCTGTGCTCTCAGTGGCtgtgggggcagcagcagcaacctcCCGTGCGCCGCGGGGCCGCACCTCTCGCAGGCAGCGGAGTCGCTGCTTAGCAACCTCGCCCGCTCCCCGGCCGTTGCTCCGCCGCCCGCGGGGCTGCGCCGCCGCCAGCgctgcccgcccggcccggcccgacGGCGCGCACGTGTGCCCGCACGTGTGCCCGAGCAgcggccggggctgcccggAGCCCTGGGCTTGGTGCGGCCGAGGCGGTGCTGCCGCACGCAGGGCAGGGCTCTAGGGGGATGTTCACGGCTGCCCCAGCGGTGAGGGTGGCCGTGGCAGATAAGGGGATGGCAGAAAGCCGTGCTGGTGTCTGAGTGATTGCAGCAAGCCTCGGTGTGAGCAGGTGGCCCCTCTTTCTGCCCACACCAGCCGTGGCACGGGCCGACCCCTCTGGTTTATCAATTCTTGCTCAAAGTGCTACCCAGAGGAGAAAAGGTCCCTCTGTCCAGCCGGCCTGTAACCCCCGGTCCAGCATGACACTCTTGGGGTTGTCCCCTCAGGACATTCTACCCTGTGGGATGAGATGGGCTCAGCTCTCCTCAGGACAAGACACTGGATGGGACAATTGTGTGTGCCCCACTGCTGGCACTGGAATTTTGGGGAGCGCTACTGTGGTTATGGGCTCTAGCTGCCCTGGCCAACCCTGCTCAGAGTGAGCCTCACCCTGGCTCAAGGTGCTTTCTCCTACACCAGGACCTCATTCGAGTCTCCAGCTGagggaaaaacatttcaaaagagGAGAAAACCCAACTGCTCTGCGAGTGATGATCTTGGAGTTGGGATTGCCAAAAGCTCcatctgttttccctctccagaTCCTGTGAAGAGGCTGGGAGAAGCCtgccagggaggcaggagaacAACCATCCTGTTCATAGTGGGGTAAAggcactgcctgcccctgccagctTAGGGCTGAgtcccactgcagccagggccaggccctgctcagctgccaggAGTCAGGACTACATCCCTGGGAATGGTACCTGCCTGGcttggctgtgcctgcccagccctggggagctggaggcagctggggcCCCTGGCTGCGTGTTTGCTGCAAGAGCCACAGCCAGTGTCTGGGACAGCCAGAGTGGTCATTGACCTCACATCCCCAGCAGGGACCTGGAAAATCTGCAGccttcccaaagctgcagcCACATGTGCTGTGTCTCGAGTGTGTGAGCTGTTCCTCTGTTCCTGAAAGGCAAGCCTGTGCCAGAGGCTCAGCAGGACCCATCCCCAGCAGttcagctggcagctctgccttctggagtgccacagcccaggctgcagcaccagTGGGATGCAGGGGGGATGCCAAGGGTGAGCTGCTGTGGTCAGGGCCtttgcagagccacagctctTTATCCCATCAGCCAATTCTCACTGCAGCACCACATGACACCGGGGACACACAACAGGACTGGGATGTGGTGACAGGTCTGACTGAAAGCAGAAGCTCTTTCCACCGAGTTTTTGCTCTCATGTTGTCCATGTGGGTTTTCCAGAACCAGAAATTGTGCAACCACTGCTACCATGGCACATCCTACTGTGTTGTTAATCCTGTACCCCAGCACAGCCCGTGCTGGGGGAGCCACTGTACCCAGTTACCCCCATTTCtgccccatccatccctgtcccctgctgtgaCACTGATGTCCCTGTCTCCTTGGCAGGTACCATGACCAGCAGGATGTAACCAGCAACTTCCTGGGTGCTATGTGGCTCATCTCCATCACCTTCCTCTCCATTGGCTATGGGGACATGGTCCCACACACCTACTGTGGGAAGGGAGTCTGCCTGCTCACTGGCATCATGGTAAGGGTCATGCCAAGCTGGTCTCCATTCTGTGGGCTCTGCCTGTCTCCATTGCAGAGGAGGGGCCACTGGAATTTACCAG
This portion of the Serinus canaria isolate serCan28SL12 chromosome 25, serCan2020, whole genome shotgun sequence genome encodes:
- the KCNN3 gene encoding small conductance calcium-activated potassium channel protein 3 yields the protein METSGHLHDSGVGDLEEDGRCPCPLPGDERSPPPPSALPPLQHSLLHSSPGSLRAPPPPPAAPAALHPSSRHGSQLNLGDHPAGSGVASSKHRQPSPLVHRRDSNPFTEIAMSSCKYSGGVMKPLSRLSASRRNLIEAEPEAQPLQLFGAGEPPEIVVSREDNHAPTTHRPTRPAARPAPTTFAKGPKRKAQNIGYRLGHRRALFEKRKRLSDYALIFGMFGIVVMVIETELSWGLYSKDSMFSLALKCLISLSTVILLGLIIAYHTREVQLFVIDNGADDWRIAMTYERILYISLEMLVCAIHPIPGEYKFFWTARLAFSYTPSRAEADVDIILSIPMFLRLYLIARVMLLHSKLFTDASSRSIGALNKINFNTRFVMKTLMTICPGTVLLVFSISLWIIAAWTVRVCERYHDQQDVTSNFLGAMWLISITFLSIGYGDMVPHTYCGKGVCLLTGIMGAGCTALVVAVVARKLELTKAEKHVHNFMMDTQLTKRIKNAAANVLRETWLIYKHTKLLKKIDHAKVRKHQRKFLQAIHQLRSVKMEQRKLSDQANTLVDLSKMQNVMYDLITELNDRSEDLEKQISGLESKLEQLSASFNSLPLLMADMLRQQQQRLLTAVLEARGVGVPVGTPQTPLSESPIGVSSTSFPTPYTSSSSC